ACCCTTTTATTTAAATTACAAGGAGGAGTAATATGGGAGTTTTAGTAAAGAATTTAGTAAAAGATTTAAATTTAGAGGTATTAAATAAAGGTAAAGATGATGTAGAAATGAATATAAGTGATATAAATAGACCTGGTCTGCAGTTTTCAGGATTTTATAATTATTTTGCCAATGAAAGAGTACAACTTATAGGGAAAACTGAATGGAGTTTTTTAGATGTTATGGGACCAGAACTTAGAAAAAAGAGAGTAAGTAAATTTTTTCAGTTTGAAACTCCTTGTATAATAATTACAAGAAATTTAAAGCCTCATAAAGAGATTTTAGACAATGCAAAGAAATATAATAGATGGTTATTGAGAACCCATAATATATCTACAAGATTTACAAGTAAATTAATGAGTTATTTAGATGAAAAATTAGCACCAGAAACAAGACTACATGGAGTCTTAGTAGATGTTTATGGTATAGGTATTTTAATTACTGGAGAAAGTGGTATAGGTAAAAGTGAAACAGCTTTAGAGCTTATAAAAAGAGGACACAGATTAGTCGCAGATGATGCTGTAGATATAAAAGAAATTGATGGCAAACTTATGGGGAGTTCTCCTTATATAACTTCTGGAATGTTAGAGGTTAGAGGATTAGGTATTATAGATGTACCCGCTTTATATGGATTAAGTTCTGTATTAGATATAAAAACTATTGGATTGATTATTCACTTAGAGCAATGGAAAAAAGATCAAGAATATGATAGATTGGGTATAGATGAAGTTAATATGAATATTTTAAATATACCAGTGCGAAAAATAATTTTACCAATAAGACCAGGAAGAAATATTGCGGTAATAATAGAGGCAGCAGCGGCAAACTATAGATATAATCTAAATTCTAATATTAGTCCTGTAGATACTATAAGCGCTAGAATGGAAGAAAAAAATTTAAAAAGAGAATAATATAAATGGAGGTGGATAATGTGAAGGATAAAAAAGAACTAAGAGAAAGAATCATAAAAAAAAGAGATAGCATATCTAAGGATGATCTAAATAAATATGATGAAGATATATTAAAAAAAGTTATAGAAAGTAAATATTATAAAGATGCAAAATGCATATTTATTTTTGTTAGTTATAAATCAGAGGTACATACTCATGAAATAATAAAAAAAGCCTTAAAAGATAATAAAAAAGTATGTGTGCCTAAAATAATATCTTTAAGGGAAGGAATGGAAGCTGTAGAAATAAAAAGCTTTTCAGAATTAAAGCCAGGTAAAAAAGGAATATTAGAACCTGTAGATTTTTCTAAAAAAATCGATCCTAAAGAAATAGATGTAGTTTTTACCCCAGGATTAGCTTTTGATGATAAAGGGGGGAGACTAGGATATGGAGGGGGATTCTATGATAAGTTTTTTAAAAGACTTAGAAAGGATACTCAAAAAATTGGATTGGCATATTCTTTTCAAAAGATAGATTTTGTACCTATGTGTGAATGGGATGTAAGAATTAATGACATAATAATAAATGGGTAAATTAGTAACTTTAAAAATAAAAATGGAGGTGAATACTCTAATTAATTAGAGTGTATAATATGATGGAAAATACTTTAGAAAAAAAATATAATTATGCTTGGAATAGTTATAATGAGAATGATATAGAGAAGGTATTTGAGGTATCAGAAGGATATAAAAAATTTTTATCAGAATGCAAAACAGAAAGAGAATGTATAAAAGAATTTATAAAAATAGCAGAGCAAAATGGATATAAAGACTTAGAAGATTTGTCTAAGAAAGGTGAAAAATTAAATCCTGGAGAAAAGGTATATGTTAACAATAGAGATAAAACATTAGCTTTATTTGTAATTGGTAAAAAACCTATGAAAGAAGGAATGAATATACTTGGAGCCCATGTGGATTCTCCAAGGTTGGATTTAAAACAAAATCCTCTTTATGAAGATACTGACTTAGCATTTTTTGAAACTCATTACTATGGTGGTATAAAAAAATATCAATGGGTAACACTTCCTTTAGCATTACATGGGGTAGTTATTAAAAAAGATGGAACTAAAAAAGATATTGTAATAGGAGAAGCAGATGATGAACCAGTTATAGGAGTTTCAGATCTTTTAATTCACCTAGCAGGTGAACAATTAGAGAAGAAGCTAAAAAAAGGAATAGAAGGAGAAGACTTAAATATATTAATAGGAAGCATTCCGTTAAAGGATGAAAAGGTAAAGAATCCTGTCAAAGCTAATATTTTAAAAATATTAAATGAAAAATATGGAATATGTGAAGAAGATTTTGTATCAGCAGAATTAGAAGTTGTGCCTGCTGGAAAGGCAAGAGATTACGGATTAGATAAAAGCATGATAATGGGTTATGGTCAAGATGATAGAATCTGTTCATATACTTCTTTTGAAGCTATGGTGAAGCTAGAAAATCCTGAAAAAACTTGTATTACTTTATTAGTAGATAAAGAAGAAATAGGAAGTGTGGGAGCCACAGGTATGCAATCTAAATTCTTTGAAAATGCTGTAGCTGAGGTAATGGATTGTAGTAATCAGTATAATGAACTAAATTTAAGAAAGGCTTTAGCTAATTCTAAAATGCTGTCTGCAGATGTAAGCGCAGCTTATGATCCAAATTATCCATCAGTAATGGAAAAAAATAATGCAGCTTATTTTGGAAAAGGATTAGTATTTAATAAATATACAGGAGCAAGAGGAAAATCTGGTTGTAATGATGCTAATCCAGAGTTTATTGCAGAATTAAGACAAATTATGGATGAAAACAATGTACATTGGCAAACAGCAGAGCTTGGAAAAGTTGATCAAGGTGGAGGGGGAACTATAGCTTATATATTAGCTCATTATGGAATGGACGTTATAGATTGCGGTATAGCTCTTCAAAATATGCATGCTCCTTGGGAAGTTGCAAGCAAAGCTGACATATATGAAGCCTTAAAAGGATACCATGCCTTTTTAATTAGCTAACCTTTTAGTTAGTGAACAAGTAATAATGAATAATTATGGATATTTTTCTTCGCTTTGCTCTGAAAAATTTTAATTGTATAAAAAAACCTTAGTTTAGCAGAGCTAAACTAGGCACTTCATAAAATTAAAGTTTTTCTGACGTAAGGAAGAAAAACCTCCTAAATTATTCACTATTAGTTGTTAGTTATTCATTATAAAAGGGTTCCACGTGAACCATACAATGTTTTATATTGTCTATTTTATTTTCTATATTATCATGAACTTTTGTAGCTATATCATGACTTTCTGCAACAGTCATATTGCTATTTATACATATTTCAATATCCACATATATTTTATTTCCAAACATTCTAGTTTTTAGATCATGTATGCCTTTGACACCAATAATTTTTAGGGTTTCATCTTTAATTTTGTTAATAGTTTCAATATCAGCTGATGTATCTACTAATTTTTTAACTGATTTTAAATAGAATTCTATAGCAATTTTTATAATAAAGAAACTAACAACTATTCCAGTTAAGGGATCTAAAATCTTAAATCCAATTCTAGCACCTAAAATTCCTAAAAAAGTACCTATTGATGATAGAGCATCAGATCTATGATGCCATGCATCTGCTTCCATAGAAATACTTCCTATCTTTTTTGCAGTGTTAATGGTATATCTATACATAAATTCTTTTGACAATATAGATACAAAGGCTGCAATAAGCGCTATCTTACCTGGAGTGCCATAATTTCCACTTTTTAATACTTTTATTCCTTCGTAGGCTATATAAATACCTGTTAAAAATAAAAGTGTACTTATTATTTTTGCAAAAACAGGTTCAAATTTTTCATGGCCATAAGGATGATCTTCATCCTCTTTTTTATTTGAAATTTTCAAACCCAATATAACCATAACGGTAGTAATAACATCTGACAAAGTATGAATACCATCAGCTATCATAGCACTACTTTTACCGAGTATACCTGCAATAACCTTAAATATGCATAATAATATATTTAAAGTTATTGTGATTAAGGAGATTTTTTTTCCTTCTTTATAGATGTCCATAATATATCCTCCAAATTTTCAAATGATAATAACATTATATTAAAATACCTTGATATTGTCAATATTTTATTGTAAAAAGGAATGAATTTTATTATCAATTGATAATAAAATTCCTTGTCAGTTTGCTATGAGTTGTGGCTATTTTTCAATATAAACATATTGTGTATTATATGAAGAGATTTTATTTTAGTCAGGAGGAAAAGGATATAACTATAAAATTTATAGTTAGTGGTTTTATCTATTGTATAATAGTGGATTATATTTATTGGTACAGCTTTAGTAGTTTCCTAAGTAGAATTAATTATTGCAGTGAAATATATTCAGGACATAAAAAAGAGGATGTAGAGAAGAATCAAGCTTTGGAGGTGAAAATGAAAGAACATATGAATAAAAATAAATCTAAGTTACAAGAATTAGATTATTCATTTTATGAAGAGGTTATTTATGAAAATAAACTTTATGAAAAAATAATACAGGTAGAAAATATAGAACAACCTTATGAAAAGATAATAGAAGTTGAGAATACAGGAGAGCATAATGAAACGGTAATAGAAAAGGGAAATATAGAAAAATCTGAAAAAGAACATATACTAATTAATCAATTAGGTTGTGAAGTTGATATACCAATAGACAAAATAGTAGCTTTTATCCATGATATAACATGAAAATATTAAAAGTAACAAATTAAGATAAAAAACATAGTATAAAGTAAAGACTTAAAAAGTCTTAAAATAGACTACTGTAGGAGGTAAAGTGAAATGCCTAATGGAGAAGATAATTTTATAGATCACATGGAAGAATATATAGGGAAAGTAGTTACGATTTTTACAACTAGTGGAGGAGATTCAGGAGCAGGATTTACAGGTGTACTTTTAGAAGTAAATGAGGATTATATAAGAATTTTAACTAGAATGGGACCAGCACCTTCATGTGCGCTTGGCAATTGTTGTTCAGGAATTCAAGATAACGTAGAACCAGGACAAACTGTACCAGGAGGTCCTAGTTGTGGAGGAACTAGTATTGGGTCAATAGCAGATATCCCTATTGATAGGATAGCATCTTTTGCTCACAATACTATATAAATTTGTTTAATATAAAATAGGAAGCTAAAGAAATTTTAAATAAAGAAAGCTAGTTGATATATTAAGAAGTTAGTATATTTAACTAGCTTTTTATTTTATGAATAGAATTTATCTCGGTATTAAAAAATTGCATAGATTATATAAATTATAAGAATATGGTATAGAAGATGTATCTATATAATCCATTCTATGATAGCCATCCCATGAATGTATTGACACATAGCTTTCATTATATACATTAATTACAAATTTTTCATTGCTGAATATTAGAAATATTTTATATAAGGGTTTTTGGGGAATTGTTTTTTTGTTGTATAAAACATATGAATTTTTATTAATGCTATTTAAAAAGTTTTTGACTATAGAAAGATTCTCCTTTTGTAAATACTCCTCTCTATAAAAATTTGTATCTACTATCACGCATTGATAATCGGGTTCGGAATTTATATTTTCTACCAATTTATTTGTATAATAATTTAGCTCCATATCTTTTTTATTAGATTTTAAACTCTCTATAGAAAAATTCATAAGGATAAATCCCATAGATAAAACTAATAATATAATAAAAAAATATTTTTTTTTCACTTAAATCACCTTTAAAAGTATTTATATTAAAAAGAATATGAGAAGTTTTTATATAATATTCTTTGATTCACAAAATTTTTATAGAGGACAGTTCATTTGACAATTGACAGAGGACAGAGGACAATTTAGGAGGATTTTCTTCCTTACGTCAGAAAATCTTTAATCTTATTAGTTAGAATTGAAAATGGAGAATGGAAAGTGGAAAATGATTGACAACTTTCTCCATTAACATTACGAAAAGTTTTTAATTTTATAAGATCTTTAGGTTTAGCTAAAGCTAAACCTTTTTTATTGTATAAGAAAACCACCTACTATGCAGGTGTGTTCAGAAAAGCTTAAGCGTTGCAAAAAAATACCTCACTTTGATAAAATAGAAATGGTTTCGTCAGCCAATCTAAAAAATCAAAGGAGGTATTTCCCAAATGGACAATAATAGTTTAGCACATACTAAGTGGAGATGTAAATATCATATAGTATTTGCACCTAAATATAGAAGAAAAGAAATATATGGAGATAAGAAAAAAGAAATAGGAAAAATACTTAGGATGTTATGTGAATGGAAGGGTGTAGAAATCATAGAAGCAAATGCATGTAAAGACCATATTCATATGCTTGTATCAATACCACCGAAAATTAGTGTTTCAGGATTTGTAGGTTTTTTAAAGGGAAAAAGTAGCTTAATGATATTTGAAAAATTTGCAAATTTAAAGTATAAATACGGAAATAGGCATTTTTGGTGTAGAGGATATTATGTAGATACAGTAGGTAAAAATAAAAAAGTAATAGAAGAATATATAAAAAATCAACAAAATGAAGATATGATCGCTGATCAAATAAGTATTAAAGAATATACAGACCCTTTTAAGGGTGGCAGGTAACAATTAAACTGCGGCTGGCGAAATCTTACAGGTGCCTTAAGGCACAACGCTGGGAAAATGCCCTTATAGGGCTTAAGAAAAACCACCAGCTAAGCTGGTGGATATTTATATTAGACAAATCTAAAATATCCTTAATTCTCCATTTTCCACTTTCCATTTTCAATTATATCTAAATTGACATTTTTATTGATGGCTCGTTAAAGTTTTGCTAAACATCGCTTTAGCTCTTACAAAAGCTCATATAATCAAAAATTTTTTGCAACAAAGTAAAAAAATCCTCCATTTTCAATTATATTATAAAATTTAAGATTTTCAGTAGCAAAGCGGAAGAAAATCTTCCTTCATTGTCCTATGTCAATTGTCCTCTGTCCTCTGTTAAAAAATTACGTCGTAATTTTATTATTTTGTGTATTGATTAACAAACTAATAAATACTATAATAATACTTACATACCCCATAATGGTACTGATAGGAGTGATTTTATGGAAGACAAAAGTATAGAAAAAAAAGATTTACAAAATAGATTGAAAAGAATAGAAGGTCAAGTCAAGGGAATTCAAAATATGTTAGAAAGAGATGCTGGATGCAAGGAAGTTTTAATTCAAATAGCAGCAATTAGAGCAGCCATAAATAAAGTGGGGGCATTAATACTTCAGAACTATGCTAAAGGTTGTTTTATACAAGACACCGAGAATATGTCTGAGGAAAAAATAGATGAATTAATAGCGACTTTAACAATGTTTATGAAGTGAAAATTAATTTATTGAGATTTGTTTATAAAAAGGATTAAAGTAAAATTATATAATTTTACTTTAATCCTTTTTCATGTAATTTATAATAATTTATTAATTTTACTATAGAAGAAACTAATATAATTCCAATGGCAATAACTCCGGCTATGGTAAGAGTATTAAGACCTTCTGTGAGGGCTTTGTTAATATCTCCTTTTATAGTTTCTAGCATAGTGTAGTACATACCACTTCCAGGAACTAGGGGAATTATGGCACATATTAAAATAGTTGTTACAGGGGTTTTTAATATTCTAGCCATGATTTCAGAATACGTAGCAACTACTATAGAAGCATTGAAAAAAGAAAGTATTGTAGAGATATTTAGTGATAAAGAAAAAGTATAAACAAACCATCCTAAGCCACCACCAATAGCAGCAAAAAAAGTATTCCTACCTTTTATGTTAAAAAGTATGGTGAAAGCAAAGGTAGCTATAAAAGCGAAAAAAGAATTTAGAAGTATCATTTGTATGTTCCTCCTAGATAAAGCCACAATGAAAAAACAACACCACTACCTAAAGCAATAGCTATTGCAATTAAGAAAGCTTCAGAAGCACGAGAAAGCCCAGTTATTAAATCGCCCTCTATAGTATCCCTTATTGCATTTGTTATTATTAATCCAGGTACTAAAAGCATTACAGAACCTATTACTATATTATCTGTGCTATCTCCAATTCCAATAGAAGTTCCTAATAGAGCTACAAAAGAAGCAATAGCTCCTCCTAAAGCATTTATAAAAAAAGAATTTGCTTGAATTTTAGACAAAATTATGGAGAAAAATTGTATAATAGGACCTATAAAAAGAGAAACTATAAAATCTCTACCACTTCCTCCATAAACCAAGGTAAAAAAACCAGCAACCATGGAGGATGCTATAAAAATGGTGTTTTTACTGTACTTTTTAGATTTATTTATATTTTCAAGTGAAGCTTGGACTAATTCTATGGAAAGGTTTTTAGTACATATTTCTCTAGAAAGATTATTTACTCTAGAAATTTTATCTAAATCTACAGTGCGAGTTTTGATTCTTTTAACTTTTGATATGGTGTTACCATTTTCATCTGTAGCAGAAATTATTATACCTGTAGGTGTAGCGAATACATCTGCTTCTTTTAATCCATAGGATACACATATTCTATAAACAGTTTCTTCTACTCTATATATTTCTGCTCCACTTTGGAGCATTATTTCACCTGCAAAGGTAGATAAATGAAGTATTCTAGTTATATCCATAAAATACACCTGTCCTATTTTATTCTATTTTGATAAGTCTTAATTTATTATATCATATTTTACAAAATATAAATAAGAAAAGTTTTTAATAATGCAACTTATAATTCAAGTGAAATAAAATGATGAGATTCATTCATTTGTTTCACTATTACTACAATACTAGTTTTCTAGATGAAATAATGTATAATATATATAGTTGTGTATATTATCTATAAAATTAAAGTGGGTATTTAGGCTTGAAATTAGCCAAAAACTCTTGACATGGTTCACATAACAATTTAATATTGAGGTTGGACATTGTTTATGATTTAACTATATTTTTGCAG
This window of the Clostridium cochlearium genome carries:
- the hprK gene encoding HPr(Ser) kinase/phosphatase; the encoded protein is MGVLVKNLVKDLNLEVLNKGKDDVEMNISDINRPGLQFSGFYNYFANERVQLIGKTEWSFLDVMGPELRKKRVSKFFQFETPCIIITRNLKPHKEILDNAKKYNRWLLRTHNISTRFTSKLMSYLDEKLAPETRLHGVLVDVYGIGILITGESGIGKSETALELIKRGHRLVADDAVDIKEIDGKLMGSSPYITSGMLEVRGLGIIDVPALYGLSSVLDIKTIGLIIHLEQWKKDQEYDRLGIDEVNMNILNIPVRKIILPIRPGRNIAVIIEAAAANYRYNLNSNISPVDTISARMEEKNLKRE
- a CDS encoding 5-formyltetrahydrofolate cyclo-ligase, whose amino-acid sequence is MKDKKELRERIIKKRDSISKDDLNKYDEDILKKVIESKYYKDAKCIFIFVSYKSEVHTHEIIKKALKDNKKVCVPKIISLREGMEAVEIKSFSELKPGKKGILEPVDFSKKIDPKEIDVVFTPGLAFDDKGGRLGYGGGFYDKFFKRLRKDTQKIGLAYSFQKIDFVPMCEWDVRINDIIING
- a CDS encoding aminopeptidase yields the protein MENTLEKKYNYAWNSYNENDIEKVFEVSEGYKKFLSECKTERECIKEFIKIAEQNGYKDLEDLSKKGEKLNPGEKVYVNNRDKTLALFVIGKKPMKEGMNILGAHVDSPRLDLKQNPLYEDTDLAFFETHYYGGIKKYQWVTLPLALHGVVIKKDGTKKDIVIGEADDEPVIGVSDLLIHLAGEQLEKKLKKGIEGEDLNILIGSIPLKDEKVKNPVKANILKILNEKYGICEEDFVSAELEVVPAGKARDYGLDKSMIMGYGQDDRICSYTSFEAMVKLENPEKTCITLLVDKEEIGSVGATGMQSKFFENAVAEVMDCSNQYNELNLRKALANSKMLSADVSAAYDPNYPSVMEKNNAAYFGKGLVFNKYTGARGKSGCNDANPEFIAELRQIMDENNVHWQTAELGKVDQGGGGTIAYILAHYGMDVIDCGIALQNMHAPWEVASKADIYEALKGYHAFLIS
- a CDS encoding cation diffusion facilitator family transporter; its protein translation is MDIYKEGKKISLITITLNILLCIFKVIAGILGKSSAMIADGIHTLSDVITTVMVILGLKISNKKEDEDHPYGHEKFEPVFAKIISTLLFLTGIYIAYEGIKVLKSGNYGTPGKIALIAAFVSILSKEFMYRYTINTAKKIGSISMEADAWHHRSDALSSIGTFLGILGARIGFKILDPLTGIVVSFFIIKIAIEFYLKSVKKLVDTSADIETINKIKDETLKIIGVKGIHDLKTRMFGNKIYVDIEICINSNMTVAESHDIATKVHDNIENKIDNIKHCMVHVEPFYNE
- a CDS encoding DUF4883 family protein produces the protein MKKKYFFIILLVLSMGFILMNFSIESLKSNKKDMELNYYTNKLVENINSEPDYQCVIVDTNFYREEYLQKENLSIVKNFLNSINKNSYVLYNKKTIPQKPLYKIFLIFSNEKFVINVYNESYVSIHSWDGYHRMDYIDTSSIPYSYNLYNLCNFLIPR
- the tnpA gene encoding IS200/IS605 family transposase, yielding MDNNSLAHTKWRCKYHIVFAPKYRRKEIYGDKKKEIGKILRMLCEWKGVEIIEANACKDHIHMLVSIPPKISVSGFVGFLKGKSSLMIFEKFANLKYKYGNRHFWCRGYYVDTVGKNKKVIEEYIKNQQNEDMIADQISIKEYTDPFKGGR
- a CDS encoding metal-sensitive transcriptional regulator codes for the protein MEDKSIEKKDLQNRLKRIEGQVKGIQNMLERDAGCKEVLIQIAAIRAAINKVGALILQNYAKGCFIQDTENMSEEKIDELIATLTMFMK
- a CDS encoding threonine/serine exporter family protein; the encoded protein is MILLNSFFAFIATFAFTILFNIKGRNTFFAAIGGGLGWFVYTFSLSLNISTILSFFNASIVVATYSEIMARILKTPVTTILICAIIPLVPGSGMYYTMLETIKGDINKALTEGLNTLTIAGVIAIGIILVSSIVKLINYYKLHEKGLK
- a CDS encoding threonine/serine exporter family protein, whose amino-acid sequence is MDITRILHLSTFAGEIMLQSGAEIYRVEETVYRICVSYGLKEADVFATPTGIIISATDENGNTISKVKRIKTRTVDLDKISRVNNLSREICTKNLSIELVQASLENINKSKKYSKNTIFIASSMVAGFFTLVYGGSGRDFIVSLFIGPIIQFFSIILSKIQANSFFINALGGAIASFVALLGTSIGIGDSTDNIVIGSVMLLVPGLIITNAIRDTIEGDLITGLSRASEAFLIAIAIALGSGVVFSLWLYLGGTYK